The following are encoded in a window of Ranitomeya variabilis isolate aRanVar5 chromosome 8, aRanVar5.hap1, whole genome shotgun sequence genomic DNA:
- the DCAF1 gene encoding DDB1- and CUL4-associated factor 1 isoform X3, producing MRTHRWLHLFCADFANFRPGKLLTSRKANVPVRVSPSAETSPGLGVMVNSDGTGPPRRPKPDTDSHRKVKQKLSFESERAPSELSNSSWSEMSVWVIGTNYSLSPLTPAIEQRLILQYLTPLGEYQELLPIFMQMGSRELMMYYIDLKRTNDVLLTFEALKHLASLLLHNKFAAEFVSHGGVQKLLEIPRPSMAATGVSMCLYYLSYNQDAMERVCMHPHKVLADVVSYTLWLMECSHASGCCHATMFFSICFSFRAVLELFDNQDGLRRLVNLISTLEILNLEDQGALLSDDEIFASRQTGKHTCMALRRYFEAHLAIKVEQVKQSLQRTEGGLPIHPPPPYKACTYTREQIVEMMEYLIAFGPSQLYWEPAEVFLKLSCVQLLLQLISIACSWKTYYARNDTVRYALDVLAILTVVPKIQLQLSEPVDVLDEAGSTVSTVGMSIVLGVAEGEFFTHDAEIQKSALQIIINCVCAPETRISSIAKYVSGTPRRRTPMSQSFQSHGRGGSGEPTLAKMWNVVQSNNGIKVLLSLLSVRMPITDADQIRAQSCKALVGLGRSTSVRQIISKLPLFSSGQIQQLMKEPILQDKRSEHVRFCKFAAELIERVSGKPLLMGSDVSLARLQKADVVAQSRISFPQKELLVLIRNHLISKGLQETATALTREADLPMTAASHSSSFLPAAVTQPPATSSPVPLPRTPRLPARLSTSSLCTHPPSRTQLPPQLSSPVPSSTGSPLIGRISFVRERQSPCNGKRSRVLRQKSDHGAYSQSPAIRKQLERHVPSPPTLDSIMTEYLREQHARCKNPVAICPPFSLFTPHQCPEPKQRRQAPTNCTSRLTRRAAFPKYGGVDGGCFDRHLIFSRFRPISVFREANEDESGFTCCAFSARERFLMLGTCTGQLKLYNVFSGQEEASYNCHNSAITHLEPSRDGSLLLTAATWSQPFSALWGMKSVFDMKHSFTEDHYVEFSKLSQDRVIGTKEDVAHIYDIQTGQKLLTLYNPDLANNYKRNCATFNPTDDLVLNDGVLWDVRSTQAIHKFDKFNMNISGVFHPNGLEVIVNTEIWDLRTFHLLHTVPDLDQCRVVFNNTGTVMYGAMLQADDEDDLLEEKMKSPFGSSFRTFNATDYKPIATIDVKRNIFDLCTDTKDCYLAVIENQGTMDSLNMDTVCRLYEVGRQRLAEDEDEEEDQEEEEQEDEEDDDDDDDSDDLGPLLDAELEEEEEAGEQAGEDGENDFSPSDDEELANLLEDEEDDGDDDDGHDEDSDIDPEVEMILGDSDSSDNSDLEDDIILALNE from the exons ATGAGAACTCACAGATG GTTGCACTTGTTTTGCGCAGACTTCGCGAACTTCAGACCCGGGAAACTCCTAACAAGCAGGAAAGCAAACGTCCCAGTCCGCGTAAGCCCCTCG GCAGAGACATCTCCAGGTCTCGGGGTCATGGTTAATTCTGATGGCACTGGACCACCACGGAGACCCAAACCCGACACCGATTCTCACCGCAAAGTGAAACAGAAACTGAGCTTCGAATCTGAACGAGCGCCAAGCGAACTGTCCAACAGCAGCTGGTCCGAGATGTCAGTCTGGGTCATTGGCACCAACTACAGCTTGTCCCCTCTGACCCCGGCCATCGAACAGCGGCTGATCCTACAGTACCTCACACCCCTCGGGGAATACCAGGAG TTGCTCCCAATCTTCATGCAGATGGGATCCCGGGAGCTCATGATGTATTACATCGATCTCAAGAGGACAAACGACGTCCTCCTCACGTTTGAGGCCCTGAAG CAtttggcttctcttctcctgcacaACAAGTTTGCTGCGGAGTTTGTTTCTCACGGCGGTGTGCAGAAACTGCTGGAGATCCCCCGACCTTCCATGGCAGCGACCGGAGTGTCTATGTGTCTGTACTACTTGTCCTACAACCAGGATGCTATGGAGCGG GTCTGCATGCATCCTCACAAGGTGTTGGCGGATGTGGTCAGCTACACGCTGTGGCTCATGGAGTGCTCTCATGCTTCGGGCTGCTGCCATGCCACCATGTTTTTCTCCATCTGCTTCTCCTTCCGAGCTGTTCTGGAGCTGTTCGACAACCAGGATGGACTGCGGCGGCTGGTTAATCTT ATCAGTACTCTGGAGATCCTGAACCTAGAAGACCAGGGAGCTCTACTCAGTGACGATGAGATTTTTGCAAGTCGGCAAACAGGAAAACATACGTGCATGGCGTTGCGCCGATACTTTGAAGCTCATCTTGCCATCAAGGTGGAGCAAGTGAAGCAGTCCCTGCAGCGCACAGAAGGCGGCCTGCCGATCCACCCTCCCCCTCCATACAAG GCCTGTACATACACCCGAGAGCAGATCGTGGAGATGATGGAATACCTGATAGCATTCGGCCCTTCTCAGCTGTACTGGGAACCTGCCGAGGTTTTCCTCAAGCTTTCATGTGTGCAGCTGCTTCTTCAGCTCATCTCCATCGCCTGCAGCTGGAAGACGTACTATGCGAG AAATGACACGGTCCGCTACGCTCTGGACGTCCTTGCGATCCTCACAGTGGTGCCAAAAATCCAGCTGCAGTTGTCCGAGCCGGTGGACGTTTTGGATGAGGCGGGCTCCACGGTCTCCACTGTAG GAATGAGCATCGTCTTGGGCGTTGCTGAGGGAGAGTTTTTCACCCACGATGCAGAGATCCAGAAATCGGCTTTACAGATCATCATCAATTGTGTTTGTGCCCCAGAGACTCGCATCTCCAGCATTGCAAAATATGTCTCTGGGACCCCCCGTAGACGCACACCTATGTCTCAAAGTTTCCAGTCGCACGGACGTGGTGGGAGCGGAGAGCCGACGCTGGCCAAGATGTGGAACGTCGTCCAGTCCAATAATGGCATCAAGGTGCTTCTGTCTCTGCTGTCGGTGAGGATGCCCATCACAGATGCCGACCAGATCCGGGCTCAGTCCTGCAAAGCGTTGGTCGGCCTCGGTCGTAGCACTTCGGTGAGGCAGATCATCAGCAAGCTCCCCTTATTCAGCAGCGGTCAAATTCAGCAACTGATGAAGGAGCCGATCCTCCAAGATAAGCGCAGCGAGCACGTCCGATTCTGCAAGTTTGCAGCTGAGCTGATTGAAAGGGTCTCGGGGAAGCCCCTGCTGATGGGCAGTGATGTATCATTGGCACGACTGCAGAAAGCGGATGTGGTGGCGCAGTCTCGTATTTCCTTCCCGCAGAAGGAACTCTTGGTGTTAATTCGCAACCATCTAATTTCCAAGGGGCTACAGGAAACGGCGACGGCTTTGACTCGGGAGGCGGACCTCCCTATGACGGCAGCATCGCACTCCTCGTCCTTCCTGCCAGCTGCCGTCACTCAGCCACCAGCTACGTCTTCACCTGTTCCCCTGCCGCGGACCCCACGCCTCCCTGCCCGCTTGTCTACCAGCTCTCTGTGCACCCACCCGCCATCTCGCACCCAGCTGCCCCCCCAGTTATCATCGCCCGTCCCATCCTCCACAGGCTCCCCTCTAATCGGTCGTATCAGCTTTGTACGAGAGCGCCAGTCACCCTGTAATGGAAAGCGATCACGTGTCCTGAGACAGAAGTCCGACCACGGGGCCTACAGCCAGAGCCCTGCCATCAGAAAACAGCTGGAGCGCCACGTGCCTTCCCCACCCACTCTGGACAGTATCATGACTGAATATCTACGGGAGCAGCACGCTCGTTGTAAGAACCCGGTTGCCATTTGCCCTCCCTTTTCCCTTTTTACCCCTCACCAATGTCCAGAGCCCAAGCAGCGCAGACAAGCACCAACCAATTGCACTTCACGCCTGACTCGCCGTGCCGCCTTCCCGAAATATGGGGGTGTGGACGGAGGCTGCTTTGACCGACACCTCATATTCAGCAG GTTCCGTCCAATCTCTGTTTTCAGAGAAGCCAATGAGGATGAAAGCGGCTTCACCTGCTGTGCCTTTTCAGCTCGAGAACGTTTCCTAATGTTGGGCACCTGCACAGGGCAACTCAAGCTGTATAATGTGTTCAGCGGGCAGGAAGAAGCCAGCTACAACTGCCACAACTCTGCCATAACTCACCTGGAGCCGTCACGG GATGGATCCCTTCTTCTCACTGCAGCCACATGGAGTCAGCCGTTTTCTGCATTATGGGGCATGAAGTCCGTCTTTGACATGAA GCATTCATTTACTGAGGATCATTATGTGGAGTTTAGCAAACTGTCCCAGGACCGCGTCATCGGCACCAAAGAAGACGTGGCTCAT ATTTATGACATCCAGACGGGACAGAAGTTGCTTACTTTATATAATCCGGACCTGGCCAATAACTACAAGCGTAACTGCGCCACCTTCAACCCCACGGACGACCTGGTACTGAATGACGGGGTCCTATGGGACGTGCGCTCCACTCAAGCCATTCACAAGTTTGATAAGTTCAACATGAACATCAGCGGGGTTTTCCATCCGAACGGCCTGGAGGTCATAGTCAACACCGAGATC TGGGACCTGCGGACCTTCCACCTCCTGCACACGGTGCCAGACCTGGATCAGTGCCGCGTGGTCTTCAATAACACGGGGACGGTGATGTATGGAG CCATGCTGCAGGCCGACGATGAGGACGACCTCCTGGAAGAGAAGATGAAGAGTCCGTTTGGTTCCTCTTTCCGCACATTTAACGCAACAGATTACAAACCCATCG CCACCATTGACGTGAAGAGGAACATATTCGACCTGTGCACCGACACCAAAGACTGCTACCTGGCTGTCATAGAG AACCAAGGAACGATGGATTCCCTGAACATGGACACCGTCTGTCGGCTCTATGAGGTCGGAAGGCAGCGGCTGGCAGAGgatgaggacgaggaggaggatcaG GAAGAGGAAGAACAAGAAGACGAGGAGGATGACGATGATGACGATGACTCTGACGATCTGGGTCCCCTCCTGGATGCCgaactggaggaagaggaggaggcagggGAGCAGGCGggagaggacggagagaacgacttCTCCCCCTCTGATGATGAAGAACTCGCCAATCTGCTGGAGGATGAAGAAGACGATGGTGACGATGACGATGGTCACGATGAAGACTCAGACATTGACCCAGAAGTGGAGATGATACTGGGAGACT